A genomic stretch from Cyprinus carpio isolate SPL01 chromosome A12, ASM1834038v1, whole genome shotgun sequence includes:
- the LOC109083015 gene encoding hemoglobin subunit beta-2-like, producing MVVWTDQERAYIQDIFSKLNYEEAGPKALQRTLIVYPWTQRYFTSFGNLYNAEAIMSNSKVAAHGVVVLHGLDRAMKNMDDIKKTYAELSVLHSEKLHVDPDNFRLLADCLTIVIAATMGTSFTADVQAAWQKFLAVVVSALCRQYH from the exons ATGGTTGTGTGGACTGACCAGGAGCGTGCCTACATCCAGGACATTTTCAGCAAGCTGAATTATGAGGAAGCTGGCCCCAAAGCTTTGCAGAG GACCTTGATTGTGTATCCCTGGACCCAGCGGTACTTCACAAGTTTTGGAAACCTGTACAATGCAGAGGCCATCATGTCCAATTCAAAGGTGGCAGCCCACGGAGTTGTTGTGCTCCATGGGCTTGACAGAGCCATGAAGAACATGGATGATATCAAGAAAACCTATGCCGAACTGAGCGTGCTGCACTCTGAGAAACTGCACGTGGATCCTGACAACTTTAGG CTTTTGGCTGACTGCCTGACCATTGTGATTGCGGCGACTATGGGTACCTCTTTCACAGCTGACGTGCAGGCTGCCTGGCAGAAGTTCCTCGCTGTTGTTGTCTCTGCCCTGTGCAGACAGTATCATTAA